A region of the Chlamydiota bacterium genome:
AACATCACCGAAAAAGACGGAGTCACCAGAACCCACAACGAACTCAACCAAATTACATCCACGACTGATGGAACAACGCTTGCCTATGATAACAATGGAAACATCACAAGCAAGGTAGTCGGGGGAATTACCTGGACCTACACCTTCTCATCAGAAAACAGATTATTGAGTGCATCATCGAGTGACGGAACGAACGTCACATTCCAATACGATGCATTAGGGAGAAGAATCTCAAAGTCAGACGGCACAACTACCACATCATGGATTTATGATGGCGATGACATCTTACTTGAATACGTCAATGGCTCACTCGAGAGCAGGTATACGCAAGGGCCCGGTACCGATGAACACTTAGCAAAAACAAATCTCACTACAGGAGCAAACTATTTTTATCACACTGATGCCCTTGGCTCCACCACTGAAATCACCGACAGCACAGGTTCGATCATTGAAAGCTATCAATACACCTCTTTTGGCCAACCCACAGTCTTCGACAAAGATGGGCTAAAAATTACTCAATCATTCATAGGGAATATCTATCAGTACACGGGAAGAGAATATGATATAGAAACAGGACAACAGTATTCTCGTGAAAGATACTACGACTCGAGTTTGCAGAGATTTTTGTCTAAAGACCCGATAGGATTTGCTGGAGGAATTAATATTTATGCATATGTCCGCAATAATCCGATTAATGCAACGGATCCCTTTGGATTGCTTGGGGAAGACAAAGTTAAAGAAAAACTTGATGAATATATTAGTGATCAATTAACCGAATCCGAGAAGCAGAAAGCGGCTGATTTTACTGGACAGCAAATAAAGCCTTGGCATATTCCTGGCCTGCTCGGTGGTAATAAAGAAGCTTACGAGAAGCTAGAGGAACGAGTCAGAAAAGCGCTTGAGAAGTCTGACAAAGAAACTAAAGATCTCTTTGACAGAATAGACAAGATAAAGAAAGAGCTTGAAGAACAGCAAAAGAAGCAGAAGGAGCCTTGTAAGACATGAGGAAGCTCTTTCTCAAGCTCATTTTTGGGGCAGTTTTTACAGGAATCGTTTTATGCAGTTCCAGCGAACTCCTTTCAGGATTTCCAGTTTTTATATATACCATCTTTCCGTTAGGCTTGGCTCTTCTTATTGCTGAAATATATGCGTATATGACTTGCTTTGTATTCTTGTTTTTTGGGGTGAGTAAATTTGGAAAGCTTAGATACATACTCTGGGTGAGTCTAATCGCGGTATACATTCTCATAAACATGGTAGCGGCCCGATTTATACATTTTGACATTCCGATAGAATCGATTATTCCTAATTTAAATCGCTCATAAGCCCTGAGCGGCGCAGTTATTGATTGTCCCCTGTTGGAATGGCCTGGCTCAAAGCTAGGCAACGTTAAAGGCCTCGCGATTGTGTAGATGTAGATGGGGCGTTGGTAGGAAATTAGATTAATTTGAAAACTCAAAAATCGTATGACCATTAAAAAATTTTTCTCACTTTTTCTTTGCTCTTTTCAATTCCTTTGGAGCATGGCTATCGAAGCTCCAGCCCAAGCTGAGTCAACAGGCCAATTCAAAACCATCATAGACCCCTTAGGTAATACGATAGAAAGAACCTACAACTACGCCCCTGCCAATCGCCCCATCGAACTCATCAGCAAATCTAACGGGATAGAAAAGGTAGAAAAGGGGTCAGGTCTTTTGTTGAATGATTGAAAATAATTTATGGGCTTCGCACTAAAACAAGAAAATGAATTTCCCTTTTTAAGCTTGGTCGAAGGGCCAATGCTTAAGGTTCTGCCTGGAGGAAAAGCTAAGGCAAAGCCTTTGGCGGAAATTATCCCAACCACCTCGCTAGGGGGTGGGATTATTCCTTTTGATTCTTCTAGCCTCGAGCTTCGAGCCTCTAGCCTTGAGCGAGATTGTGCGCATGACAAAGTAAGCAACGTCACACAGAAGAAAAACCCAAATGGAGCCACCCTCAGTTACGTCTATGATGCCCTCAATCGCTTGACGACAAAAACAACGCCAGAACAAGTTTATGCATTTGGGTACGACACACTCAGTCGACTCACAAGTGCATCAAATACTGCAAGCAATCTGTCATTTGCATATGATGCAGTGGGCCAATTGTTGAACACAACCACAGCAGGCAGTCAACCTAGTATTACATTGTCATACAGTTATGATGAGGCGGGAAGAAAGACAAATCTCAGTGATCCAACGGGTAGCACAGCCTATGAATTTGACAGGGCCAATAGACTCACATCGATGACTAACCCCTATAATAATTTTGCCTTTACCTATGATAAAGGTGGAAGAAGGACAGGACTCACTGGCTCTGGAGGCATTGAACGGACATATTCTTATGACAATATCAATCGCTTGCTCAGCCTCATCAACAAAGTCAACGGCAAGGACATCGATTTATTGACCCTTCAGCGAGATGCTATAGGAAACAAAACCCAGAAGACAGATTCACATGGCGCTGACAACTACACTTATGACCAAAATCAAAGACTACTCTCCTCATCCCTCAACTCAGAAAGCTTCATCTATAGACAGGTAGACAGGGACGGTGTTAGTTAATTAGGTATTTTTTAAAACTTAAAAATCGTATGAACATTAAAAAAATTTTCCCACTTTTTCTTTGCTCTTCTCAATTCTTTTGGAGCATAGAATAGGGGGGTTGCGTCGAAAGAGAGGCCGATAATGAAAGTGAAATGTGATTGCAACGGAAAATTCAAAGAAGAGATCCGTAAGTTTGAAGGATTAGAATGTGAGGCTCATGAATAAAAAATATTTATTGGCTCAGATGATCGTTACAGGATGGCTTTTTTGGGCAGCGAGTTTGCCTATTCAGGCATCAACCAATCTTTTACAAAATTCCAGTTTCGAAAGCGGAACAGGGACGGGGTCTGGAAGCTCATTTTCTAACTGGACTATTTTTGGGAATGATACCTCCGGTTGTCCCTCCCCCAACAACAGAATTTTTGCACAACGAGATGGGTCCGGAAATGAGCACAGTGGCTCTTTTTCACTGCGCATTGCTTCTGACTGCGGTCCCCCTTCAAGTGATGCAGTCGCAGGTGTATTTCAAGACATTACCAGTGGCTTTGGCGTAGGAGATACCGTCACCCTTCAGGCCTTCGCCAAATTTGCATCTGGGGATGCAACGGGCGAGCTCCATTTTAAAATCGAATTTATTGGAACGTCGATTGTAAAAGAATCTGGCGATTTCGCAACCTCTTCGTCTTACTCAAGTCCTTCTTTGCAAGCAACCGTCCCCTCTGGAACAACAGCCGTTCGCGCAACGATCATACAAGTGATGAAATCAGGTTCCTCCAGCACTGGAACGAGTGCGGCCGAATATTTCATCGATGATGTTTCGATGGCCATTGATAAACAATCCTCGAGTGTATCTGTTGAAGGATGTAGTTTTCCTACAAATGCCAGTTTTGAAGATACGGGAATTAAGAATGAGGAAATTCTACCGGGGTGGACACGGTTTCCTTTTGAGTCTTCTTTGGTCAATCAAAAGGATAATTCTTCTCTCGTCTATCTTGCCTTGGATGGAACACACGCGGTTGAGATGAACATCTTTGGCGGTCAATTTACGGGTATTTTTGAGGTGATCACCGGAATTCATCCTGGGGAAACCCTTGATTTTAGTGCGTATGCCCGCACGGATAACACCGATTTTGGAGCCTTTGGCCAACTTAAAATAGAATTTAAGGATGTAAAGGATCGTCTCATTTCGGATACCCTTTCTGATAAGATTACAAAAAACAATGCCTCTGGAGATTATAAAAAGTTTTCTATTTCAGCTGTGGCTCCCACAGGAACGACTTATGCCGTTCTCGTTTTAGTCGGCGATGCAGGACAAGGCGGAGGAGGCGATATTGTTTTTGATGCTGTCTGTTCAAACTTTCAGCCAACCGCAAAAATTACAGGAGATGTTTTTAACGTCACCAACGGACAACTGATTACAACCACTCACGTCGAGCTTTTACGTGCGGATGGAAGCTTGATTGAGACCGATAGCAATAACCCCTTTGAATTCTTTGTTGAACCTGATTCCTATCGTATGCTGCGAGCTTCGGCTGAAGGCTACACCTTCCCTTCTCGCATTAATCAAACAGTGATCCAAGGCGATCATGGAGATCTTTTTCACTTCTCTGGCGACACTAAAATCTCTCTTCCCATGGATCCAGGCTATCCGCTCATTCTTAAAAAAGATGTAAATAAGAAAGAAGCTGCACGGGGAGATTTACTTGTTTATAAATTTAATATAAAAAACAATTCTACCCTCCCCATTGACAATGTTCTTTTAATAGATGATTTACCGGATTCTTTTCGATACCGATCGGGGACTTCTCAAAAAAATGGAGAAAAGATTGCGGATCCTTCTCAAAACGGTTCCCTTACCTTTAATCTCGGAACTTTAAAAGGATCTGAAGAAGTCACCATAAGTTATGTCGCGGTCATTGGAACCAAGGCTGAACCTGGGCGTCAATATTTAACAACCGCCGTTGCCAAAAGTTCAAGTCTTGGATGGCAACTTTCAAACACCTCTCTCTCCGGTCCTACCGTCATTTTAGAGCCGATCTTTGACCTCGGCACGATGATCGGAAAAGTATTTAACGATCAAAATAAAAATGGAGTCCAAGACCACGGTGAGCAAGGCATACCCGATGTTCGTCTAGCAACCGAGGAAGGAACGGTTATCTATACGGATGCCCATGGAAAATATCATATTCCAGGAGTTAAACCGGGCCGTCATATCATTAAAATAGATCGCCACAGCCTTCCTCCTGGTGCTGAATGTGTGACAGAAGAAGCTTATCTCGTTAAAATCACCGAAGGACTTTTATCGAAGGTAAATTTTGCGATTGCTTTACCTCTGGATACAACGATTCCCCCCAGTTATCAAAATGAGCTTGAAGTTCATGTCACACAACAATATGATAAAGTTGTCCCTCATCTTGAGGTAAGTCTCAACCAAGAAAATTTTGAAATTTTAGCCGATCAATTTGTTCAGCCTGCCTATTTCTACATTGAAGGAAACTACCTTGACCTTGCGATAGGCTGGAAAATTATTATTCGGGACGATCGCGACAAAATAATTCGTACGCTGGGCCTCACAGGTGAACCTGCTATCCCCTCTCGTGTTGAATGGGATGGAAAGAATGATGATGGAATCATTTTAGACTCAGATCGAAATTATACCTACCAGCTCATTATAACGGATGGGACCCATGAAGATTGGACAGATAAAAAGCCTTTCAAAACCACCGCCAAAAAAGAACATCCCATTGAAGTGCGTCAAGAATCTTTTATGCATCTTGAAGAGAATCAAACAGCCCGTCAATCCATTCCCATTACGAATCGTAACTCGGTCATGGTCCGAGGCCATGCAAAACCTGACTCAACCATTAAAATCAATGGGCAAGAAACTTATGTGCATGAAGATGGAACATTTGAGAGACAGGTCCTTCTTCCTTCCGGAGTACAGGTTGTCAAAATTTCTAACACCGACGAGAATGGAAAAACGCTAACCTATGTTAAAGAAGTTGATGTTCAAGAAGACTACTTTTTTATGGTGGGAATGGGCGAAGGAGAATTGGGTGCCAGAGATGTCTCTTCTCATTTGGAATCTATTAGCGAAGATGATCAATTTGATGATGGTTTCTATCAAGATAGACGCATTGCCTACTATTTAAAAGCAAAGGTCAAAGGAAAATACCTCATCACCTCTTCCCTGGACACAGACCGATCAAATAATACCAAACTCTTTACGAATATTGACCCTGACCGCTACTACCCTGTTTATGGAGACTCGGCGACCCTTGATTATGAGGCAACCGACACCCAAAGCAAGCTGTTCTTACTTTTGGAGGCAGACAAGTCTTATTTTAAATGGGGTAGCTTTCAAACAGGATTTACTGATACGCAACTCGCAACTTACAATCGAACACTCTCGGGAGCTAAATTCCATCTGGAACGTGAAAAAACAAATCAATATGGCGACACCTATGGAGAAGTCACCGGCTTCTACGCCAATTCCGACGCTGCCCCCGACCATAACGAATTCTTAGGAACAGGGGGATCTCTTTATTATCTTAAAAACCGTAATCTCATTGAAGGAAGTGAAAAAATTAACGTTATTACTCGTGACAAAATTACAGGGCAAATCACGTCAAGTGTTGATCTTGTTGAAGGAGTCGATTATGAAATTGATTATTTTCAAGGTCGAATTATTTTAACCCGACCTCTCTCCTCCGTTTCCGGGTCAAACACGATTATCTCTTCCGATATTTTAGATGGAAACACCTCTTTTCTCGTGGTTGATTATGAATATCATCCCAGTTCTCCGCTTGAAAATCCCTCTCGTGGAGTCAAGGCTCACACTCAGGCTTTGGAAAATTTACGCGTGGGTGGCACTTACGTTCAGGATGACCATGAAGGACCCAATTATAAGCTGCTCGGCGCTGATGCCATCTATAAGATTGGCCGACGCACCAAATTTACGGCTGAATATGCTCAATCTAGATCCGATCAATCCTCCACCAATCTCTCAACCGATGGAGGGATCACTTTTACCAATGAAGATCCAACACTCTTTGGCACCATCACTGGGAACACCGGTAATCTGAATGTGACCATGGATGAACTCAGTCGAATCAGTCCTACCACCTATCTCAACTTTGATCCGGACGCACACGAAGCTTACAGCATGAAATTTCAAACGGGTGTCTCAAACAAATTAACCTTTAAATCCTATTACACCTATGTTCAAAGAGGTTTCTCCAGTACCTCCGTCCTCTTTCAAGAAGGAACACAAAAAATAGGAGGCGAACTCAGTTATAGATTAGCACCCGCTACTTTCTTTAATCTTCGACATGACACCCAAAAACTGATTGATGATTCTGAAACAACGGTGGGCCTCTCCTCCCCAACAACTATTTCTGGCGTTAATGGGCTTTCAGGAAATTTACTTGAGGGAGAAGAAAACTACACGACAACCGCACAAATTACACACGATATAGGGAAGTGGGGACTGATTGGTGAATATCGGCACCAGGAGATCGGGAGCCCGGTGAATCAGAATGATCCTCTCTCAGACTTTTTCTTTGTTACGAATGAATCAGACGATATCATTGCGGGTCGAGCTACTTATCACTGGAGTGGGAAATTTATTCCATTTATTGAACAGCAAGTTTCCTTGGCCGGCTCTGATAATCACCAAACCACCGCTGGAGCCGACATGAAAATAACTGAAAAAATTTGGCTTCAAGCTCAGGAAACGGTTGGGAATAGAGGTAATTCAACTTTGGTTGGTTTGCAAGCCCAAACCTCTGAAAAAACACGTGTCTATGTCAACCAAATGATCGGTTTTGACGATGCCCTGGGTCATGCCACACGGACAACCTACGGCAGCCACACTCAAGTCGACTCAAAAAGCACATTCACAACAGAAAAACAATACACGACCTATCGCAAAGGCGAGCTGGAATCTAATCTTTTCGGTTATGAAACTCGATTGAAGGAAGGTTGGTCCTTCAGCGGAAACTATGAAAGAATCGATAGTGACAATGGTTTTAACCGCGATGCCGTTTCAGGAACATTAGGCTACACAAAATGGAATAAACTTAACCTTTTTACTAAACTGGAATTCCGCCAAGATGAAACATCCGCTTCCCTCACTCAACATCAATACTTGACCCAAAATCTGGCCAAATGGCAAACCACGGATGACTTAAGTTTACTTGGACGTTTTAATTATGGC
Encoded here:
- a CDS encoding RHS repeat protein, encoding MGFALKQENEFPFLSLVEGPMLKVLPGGKAKAKPLAEIIPTTSLGGGIIPFDSSSLELRASSLERDCAHDKVSNVTQKKNPNGATLSYVYDALNRLTTKTTPEQVYAFGYDTLSRLTSASNTASNLSFAYDAVGQLLNTTTAGSQPSITLSYSYDEAGRKTNLSDPTGSTAYEFDRANRLTSMTNPYNNFAFTYDKGGRRTGLTGSGGIERTYSYDNINRLLSLINKVNGKDIDLLTLQRDAIGNKTQKTDSHGADNYTYDQNQRLLSSSLNSESFIYRQVDRDGVS
- a CDS encoding DUF11 domain-containing protein; its protein translation is MNKKYLLAQMIVTGWLFWAASLPIQASTNLLQNSSFESGTGTGSGSSFSNWTIFGNDTSGCPSPNNRIFAQRDGSGNEHSGSFSLRIASDCGPPSSDAVAGVFQDITSGFGVGDTVTLQAFAKFASGDATGELHFKIEFIGTSIVKESGDFATSSSYSSPSLQATVPSGTTAVRATIIQVMKSGSSSTGTSAAEYFIDDVSMAIDKQSSSVSVEGCSFPTNASFEDTGIKNEEILPGWTRFPFESSLVNQKDNSSLVYLALDGTHAVEMNIFGGQFTGIFEVITGIHPGETLDFSAYARTDNTDFGAFGQLKIEFKDVKDRLISDTLSDKITKNNASGDYKKFSISAVAPTGTTYAVLVLVGDAGQGGGGDIVFDAVCSNFQPTAKITGDVFNVTNGQLITTTHVELLRADGSLIETDSNNPFEFFVEPDSYRMLRASAEGYTFPSRINQTVIQGDHGDLFHFSGDTKISLPMDPGYPLILKKDVNKKEAARGDLLVYKFNIKNNSTLPIDNVLLIDDLPDSFRYRSGTSQKNGEKIADPSQNGSLTFNLGTLKGSEEVTISYVAVIGTKAEPGRQYLTTAVAKSSSLGWQLSNTSLSGPTVILEPIFDLGTMIGKVFNDQNKNGVQDHGEQGIPDVRLATEEGTVIYTDAHGKYHIPGVKPGRHIIKIDRHSLPPGAECVTEEAYLVKITEGLLSKVNFAIALPLDTTIPPSYQNELEVHVTQQYDKVVPHLEVSLNQENFEILADQFVQPAYFYIEGNYLDLAIGWKIIIRDDRDKIIRTLGLTGEPAIPSRVEWDGKNDDGIILDSDRNYTYQLIITDGTHEDWTDKKPFKTTAKKEHPIEVRQESFMHLEENQTARQSIPITNRNSVMVRGHAKPDSTIKINGQETYVHEDGTFERQVLLPSGVQVVKISNTDENGKTLTYVKEVDVQEDYFFMVGMGEGELGARDVSSHLESISEDDQFDDGFYQDRRIAYYLKAKVKGKYLITSSLDTDRSNNTKLFTNIDPDRYYPVYGDSATLDYEATDTQSKLFLLLEADKSYFKWGSFQTGFTDTQLATYNRTLSGAKFHLEREKTNQYGDTYGEVTGFYANSDAAPDHNEFLGTGGSLYYLKNRNLIEGSEKINVITRDKITGQITSSVDLVEGVDYEIDYFQGRIILTRPLSSVSGSNTIISSDILDGNTSFLVVDYEYHPSSPLENPSRGVKAHTQALENLRVGGTYVQDDHEGPNYKLLGADAIYKIGRRTKFTAEYAQSRSDQSSTNLSTDGGITFTNEDPTLFGTITGNTGNLNVTMDELSRISPTTYLNFDPDAHEAYSMKFQTGVSNKLTFKSYYTYVQRGFSSTSVLFQEGTQKIGGELSYRLAPATFFNLRHDTQKLIDDSETTVGLSSPTTISGVNGLSGNLLEGEENYTTTAQITHDIGKWGLIGEYRHQEIGSPVNQNDPLSDFFFVTNESDDIIAGRATYHWSGKFIPFIEQQVSLAGSDNHQTTAGADMKITEKIWLQAQETVGNRGNSTLVGLQAQTSEKTRVYVNQMIGFDDALGHATRTTYGSHTQVDSKSTFTTEKQYTTYRKGELESNLFGYETRLKEGWSFSGNYERIDSDNGFNRDAVSGTLGYTKWNKLNLFTKLEFRQDETSASLTQHQYLTQNLAKWQTTDDLSLLGRFNYGFTNDTTHDTTLGEFWEAGTGFAYRPIYFDRFNMLGKYTYLNDDQPNGQSDFGLDILEHSHLTSIEGIYDLNRWFQVVEKYAFKYGEVSVEGSDFFEVKTHLWINRLNFHVTRKWDIAGEFRLRRETSTDDQKTGFLIEVDREVIDYVRFGAGYNFTDFSDDLKSGSDDHAHGFFFRLTGKY